A genomic segment from Flavobacterium litorale encodes:
- a CDS encoding glycosyltransferase family 2 protein, which yields MLSILIPTYNYNVLPMVEQLYRQAESCNIAYEILVFDDASADEIQQAENQKINQLPHCNYTILPKNIGRSAIRNLLAQKANYDWLLFLDADTIPVSDTFIKNYLPHLNDDEKVVYGGIKYQEEKPDTDKLLRWVYGNEREALPAEERVENPHLSLLTLNFAIKKTIFSKVAFNETIPNLRHEDTLFSYDLKQEFITVEHIDNAVYHLGLDTSSIFIKKSEEAVIGLKYLLDNNLLGKDYLRLTKMYYKLIKWHLKPIAAWFFGISRKTFIRNFTSTYPSMFLFDIYRLCYLCSL from the coding sequence ATGCTATCCATACTAATACCTACTTACAACTATAATGTACTGCCGATGGTAGAACAATTATACAGGCAGGCAGAAAGTTGTAACATAGCCTACGAAATACTTGTTTTTGATGATGCTTCGGCAGATGAAATTCAACAAGCAGAAAATCAGAAAATAAACCAGCTCCCGCACTGTAACTATACTATTTTACCAAAAAACATTGGGCGCAGCGCCATACGCAATTTACTTGCCCAAAAGGCAAATTACGATTGGTTACTGTTTTTGGATGCTGATACTATACCTGTATCTGACACGTTTATTAAGAATTATTTGCCCCATTTAAATGATGATGAAAAAGTAGTATACGGTGGCATTAAATATCAAGAGGAAAAGCCTGATACCGATAAACTCTTACGGTGGGTATATGGCAACGAGCGTGAGGCGCTACCTGCCGAAGAGCGAGTTGAGAATCCTCATTTATCCTTATTAACCTTAAACTTTGCTATAAAAAAAACAATTTTTAGTAAAGTGGCGTTTAACGAAACCATACCCAACTTACGCCATGAGGATACGTTGTTTTCTTACGATTTAAAACAAGAGTTTATAACGGTTGAGCATATTGATAATGCCGTGTACCATTTGGGGTTGGATACGAGCAGTATATTTATAAAAAAATCGGAAGAAGCCGTTATAGGCTTAAAATATCTTTTGGATAATAATCTTTTAGGAAAAGACTATTTGCGCCTTACTAAAATGTATTATAAACTAATTAAATGGCACCTAAAACCCATTGCAGCTTGGTTTTTTGGCATTTCAAGAAAAACATTCATCCGAAACTTTACAAGTACTTACCCTTCCATGTTTTTATTCGATATATATCGTTTATGCTATTTGTGTTCGCTTTAG
- the gyrB gene encoding DNA topoisomerase (ATP-hydrolyzing) subunit B has protein sequence MSENEEIKKHNYSADSIQALEGMEHVRMRPSMYIGDVGVRGLHHLVYEVVDNSIDEAMGGYCDTIGVTINEDNSVTVEDNGRGIPVDLHKKEGVSALEVVMTKIGAGGKFDKDSYKVSGGLHGVGVSVVNALSKHMRSTVYRDGKIYEQEYERGKSLYPVKQIGTTDKKGTIQTFYPDDSIFTQTTEFSYDTLASRMRELSFLNKGITVTLTDKREKNEKGEYLSEVFHSDEGLKEFVRFLDGNREPITSSVISMETDKGDIPVEVALIYNTSYSENIFSYVNNINTHEGGTHLSGFRRGLTNTLKKYADSSGMLDKLKFEISGDDFREGLTAIISVKVQEPQFEGQTKTKLGNREVVAPVSQAVSEMLENYLEENPNDAKLIVQKVILAAQARHAAKKAREMVQRKTVMGGGGLPGKLSDCSEQDPAKCEIFLVEGDSAGGTAKQGRDRAFQAILPLRGKILNVEKAMQHKVFENEEIRNIFTALGVTVGTEEDSKALNLEKLRYHKVVIMCDADVDGSHISTLILTFFFRFMKELIESGHVYIATPPLYLVKKGNKKEYAWTDNQRDMINERMGGSANIQRYKGLGEMNAEQLWDTTMDPEYRTLRQVNIDSLAEADRIFSMLMGDEVPPRREFIEKNAAYANIDA, from the coding sequence ATGAGTGAAAATGAAGAAATAAAGAAGCATAATTATTCAGCAGATAGTATTCAGGCGCTAGAGGGAATGGAACACGTAAGGATGCGCCCTTCCATGTATATTGGAGACGTAGGCGTACGTGGTTTACACCATTTAGTGTACGAGGTAGTAGATAACTCCATTGACGAAGCTATGGGAGGTTACTGCGATACTATTGGCGTTACTATAAACGAAGATAATTCTGTAACCGTTGAAGATAACGGACGTGGTATCCCTGTAGATTTACATAAAAAAGAAGGCGTATCGGCACTAGAGGTTGTAATGACCAAAATTGGTGCGGGCGGTAAGTTTGATAAAGATTCTTACAAAGTATCTGGAGGTTTGCACGGTGTTGGTGTATCAGTAGTAAATGCATTATCCAAACACATGCGCTCTACCGTTTACAGAGACGGTAAAATATACGAGCAGGAGTACGAGCGAGGTAAATCGTTATACCCTGTAAAACAAATAGGAACAACAGATAAAAAAGGTACAATACAAACTTTTTATCCTGACGATTCTATATTTACACAAACTACCGAGTTTTCATACGATACACTTGCATCACGTATGCGTGAGTTATCTTTCCTTAACAAAGGCATTACGGTAACACTTACAGATAAGCGTGAGAAAAACGAAAAGGGTGAGTATTTGTCAGAAGTTTTTCATTCTGATGAAGGACTAAAAGAGTTTGTACGTTTTCTGGATGGTAATCGCGAGCCGATTACATCTAGCGTTATTAGTATGGAAACCGATAAAGGCGACATCCCTGTAGAGGTTGCCCTTATATACAATACAAGCTACTCGGAGAATATATTCTCGTACGTAAATAACATTAATACCCACGAGGGGGGTACACACCTTTCTGGATTCAGACGAGGGCTTACCAATACCCTTAAAAAATATGCCGATAGTTCTGGTATGTTGGATAAGCTGAAGTTCGAAATATCAGGAGATGATTTCCGTGAAGGGCTTACCGCTATTATATCCGTTAAAGTACAAGAGCCACAATTTGAAGGGCAAACCAAAACCAAGTTAGGTAACCGTGAGGTTGTTGCTCCTGTAAGCCAGGCAGTGTCTGAAATGCTGGAGAATTATCTCGAAGAAAACCCTAACGATGCTAAACTAATAGTACAAAAAGTAATATTAGCTGCACAAGCGCGCCACGCTGCTAAAAAAGCACGCGAAATGGTACAGCGTAAAACCGTTATGGGCGGTGGCGGATTGCCGGGTAAATTATCCGATTGTTCGGAGCAAGACCCTGCAAAATGCGAAATATTCCTTGTAGAGGGAGACTCGGCAGGGGGTACAGCAAAGCAAGGTCGAGACAGAGCTTTCCAAGCCATATTACCCTTACGCGGTAAAATACTTAACGTTGAAAAAGCTATGCAACACAAGGTATTTGAAAACGAAGAGATACGTAACATATTTACTGCATTAGGCGTAACCGTAGGTACAGAGGAAGATAGCAAGGCACTTAACCTAGAAAAGCTACGTTACCACAAAGTAGTAATTATGTGTGATGCCGATGTTGATGGTAGCCATATTTCTACACTAATACTTACGTTCTTCTTCCGATTTATGAAGGAATTGATAGAGAGTGGACACGTTTATATAGCAACACCACCTTTATACCTAGTTAAAAAAGGAAATAAGAAAGAATATGCTTGGACAGACAACCAACGGGATATGATTAACGAGAGAATGGGCGGTAGTGCCAACATTCAGCGTTATAAAGGTCTTGGAGAGATGAACGCCGAGCAGCTTTGGGATACTACTATGGATCCAGAATACCGAACACTACGTCAGGTAAATATTGATAGCCTTGCAGAAGCAGACAGAATATTCTCGATGCTTATGGGCGATGAAGTACCGCCAAGACGAGAATTTATAGAGAAAAACGCAGCCTATGCGAATATTGATGCGTAA
- a CDS encoding cell division ATP-binding protein FtsE — protein sequence MLQPVLSLQDVTVYQGNNAVLTNVSLEVNYGEFIYIIGKTGTGKSSFMKTLYGDLPLKKGSGYFVDYDLSKLRERDIPYLRRKIGIVFQDFKLLPDRNVYDNLLFVLKATGWSEKREMEVKINEVLDKVGMKNAVHKMPHQVSGGEQQRIAVARALLNDPEVILADEPTGNLDPQTSVEVMQLLREINQNGKTIIMATHDYALLMKFPSKTLKCDSGTLFEVVQRTV from the coding sequence ATGTTGCAACCCGTATTATCGTTACAAGATGTTACCGTTTACCAAGGTAACAATGCCGTACTTACTAACGTGAGCTTAGAGGTTAATTATGGTGAGTTTATTTACATAATTGGTAAAACAGGTACGGGCAAGAGTAGCTTTATGAAAACGCTATACGGCGACTTACCTTTAAAGAAAGGAAGTGGTTATTTTGTAGATTACGATTTATCTAAACTAAGAGAGCGCGATATACCTTACCTCCGCAGAAAAATAGGTATTGTATTTCAAGACTTTAAGCTACTCCCTGATAGAAATGTGTACGATAATTTGCTTTTCGTGCTTAAAGCTACAGGATGGAGCGAAAAGCGCGAAATGGAGGTAAAAATAAACGAAGTACTGGATAAAGTGGGCATGAAGAATGCCGTACACAAAATGCCCCACCAAGTATCGGGTGGTGAGCAACAGCGTATAGCAGTAGCGCGTGCTTTATTAAACGACCCTGAAGTGATTTTAGCTGATGAGCCTACTGGAAACCTCGACCCACAAACCAGTGTTGAGGTTATGCAACTGCTTAGGGAAATTAACCAAAATGGTAAAACTATAATTATGGCAACGCACGATTATGCTTTGCTAATGAAATTTCCATCTAAAACACTTAAATGTGATAGCGGTACACTCTTCGAGGTGGTACAGCGTACTGTTTAG
- a CDS encoding TonB-dependent receptor, translating to MKIKFRYTIAILVTLGIFQVTHAQKKDENIGTEVVNVVRPYTPTVSDAFKVKETPVIEDDENMQKEVIEYNIFSFPVASTFTPAKGKAAGVERPKREKLFNNYALLGIGNYGTINAELFATENLNRNEYIGGMLRHLSSQGGIDDIVLDDQYYNTGIDLTYGNRQQGYSWNADLGYQNQTYNWYGLPVDYVTFTEDAVKGIDETQTYHTLNIAGDISMKESVFEGASLQFKRFWDAFDSAENRFILNPSFDVSVMSEKIKLDVIADYVSTTFNKGYLTEEGQDYSYFNFGAKPSIIFQRDDLSVNLGAALFYSIGDTNGESDSNFYIYPQVQASYKVVGDLMVAYAGAEGELRQNSYEQFVMENPFVSPTFGIAPTDQQYDVYVGLKGKLASNVAYNVRGSYMNEDNRAFFVNNILSSAFTPSQFEGYEYGNSFNVVYNKLTTISFFGELKADFSKTVRAGINGTYYSYDTDLQEAWNLPEIKIGATLDVDITKKWYAGANLFFVGERKDIIRILDATPEGSNEVITLDSFFDINANVGYNYNERLSGFLRLNNIASQDYQRWVNYPVQSFQFMLGASYKFNF from the coding sequence ATGAAAATCAAATTCAGATATACTATAGCAATACTTGTAACATTAGGAATTTTTCAGGTTACACATGCGCAAAAGAAAGATGAAAATATAGGTACAGAAGTGGTAAATGTGGTGCGCCCCTATACACCAACGGTATCCGACGCTTTTAAGGTAAAGGAAACCCCTGTAATAGAGGACGACGAGAATATGCAAAAAGAAGTTATAGAGTACAATATTTTTTCGTTTCCAGTAGCCTCAACCTTTACACCAGCAAAAGGTAAAGCAGCGGGGGTAGAACGCCCTAAACGCGAAAAGCTGTTTAATAACTATGCCTTGTTAGGTATTGGTAATTATGGTACTATAAATGCCGAACTTTTTGCTACCGAAAACTTAAACAGAAACGAATATATAGGCGGTATGTTACGCCACCTATCATCGCAAGGTGGTATTGACGATATTGTATTGGACGACCAGTATTACAACACAGGTATCGACCTTACGTACGGTAACAGGCAACAAGGTTACAGCTGGAATGCCGATTTAGGTTACCAAAACCAAACCTATAATTGGTACGGTTTACCTGTAGATTATGTAACATTTACCGAAGATGCTGTTAAGGGGATTGATGAAACCCAAACCTACCATACCCTAAACATAGCAGGAGATATTAGTATGAAAGAAAGTGTTTTTGAAGGAGCTTCGTTACAATTTAAACGTTTTTGGGATGCTTTCGATTCGGCAGAAAACCGATTTATACTCAACCCCTCATTCGACGTGAGTGTGATGAGCGAAAAAATAAAATTGGATGTTATTGCCGATTATGTAAGTACAACATTCAATAAAGGCTACCTAACCGAGGAGGGGCAAGATTATAGCTACTTTAATTTTGGTGCAAAACCAAGTATAATATTTCAGCGCGACGATTTATCGGTTAATTTAGGAGCAGCCCTTTTTTACAGTATAGGCGACACCAATGGCGAAAGCGATAGTAACTTTTATATCTACCCTCAAGTACAAGCCTCATACAAAGTAGTGGGCGACCTTATGGTAGCCTATGCAGGTGCAGAGGGTGAGTTAAGGCAAAACTCTTACGAACAATTTGTTATGGAAAACCCATTTGTATCACCAACATTTGGTATAGCCCCAACCGACCAACAGTATGATGTATATGTAGGGTTAAAAGGTAAGTTAGCCAGTAACGTAGCGTACAACGTTCGTGGTTCGTATATGAATGAAGATAACAGAGCCTTTTTTGTAAATAATATTCTTTCATCTGCTTTTACACCCTCTCAGTTTGAGGGGTACGAATACGGCAATTCGTTTAATGTAGTGTACAACAAACTAACAACAATTAGTTTCTTTGGGGAGTTAAAAGCCGATTTTTCTAAAACGGTACGTGCAGGTATTAACGGTACGTACTACAGTTACGATACCGATTTACAAGAAGCTTGGAATTTACCCGAAATTAAAATAGGAGCTACTTTAGATGTAGATATTACCAAAAAATGGTACGCAGGTGCTAATTTATTTTTTGTGGGCGAAAGAAAAGATATAATCCGAATTTTAGATGCAACGCCAGAAGGTTCTAATGAAGTTATAACACTTGATAGCTTTTTTGATATTAATGCTAATGTAGGTTATAATTATAACGAGCGCCTTTCAGGGTTTTTAAGGCTCAACAATATAGCAAGCCAAGACTATCAGCGATGGGTAAATTATCCCGTACAGAGCTTCCAATTTATGCTAGGAGCATCGTACAAGTTTAATTTTTAA
- a CDS encoding tetratricopeptide repeat protein — MRKINRLLLIAVSLYGIHVSAQQSSIYTHDLKDFEKGVVLYNQKQYQAAQILFEKTKKQNQDMEVQSDCAYYIANCAIRLNQMNADMLMEDFVEDYPTSTKQNQAYIEVASYYFGQGKYAQALKWYEKVDEGDMSTTDKERYNFQKGYGYFKAGDKKQASKYLNKVINSKEYGSQAKYYLGFIAYESDNYKDATDYFEQVEDQDRYKEKMSYFQADMNFKLGKFQKAIDLGKEQLAKSSPAEKSELNKIIGESYFNLKQYYDAIPYLKEYRGKKGRWNNTDFYQLGYAYYMQSDYESAIAEFNKIVSGNDAVAQNAYYHLGESYLKTDKKQQALNAFKNASEMDFDAKIQEDAYLNYAKLSYEIGNPYQSVPEVLNSFISKYPQTPFKQEVQNLLISSYITSKNYKEALTLLEKNKSPENRLAYQKVAFYRGMELYTDGNYQAAYDLFKKSLAERRDARFTARATFWKGETEYVLDQFSEALLSFKQFMQFAEAKGTPEYKNINYNIAYTYFKLKEYEQAAKHFQTYIDTNKNDNVRLNDAYLRLGDSHFVSGKYWPAMEAYNKAIDMKGIDADYALYQKAISYGFVARNEKKIEDLTKFVQSYPKSKYADDALYELGNTYVTENNTSKAIQTYDRLITNYKNSSYVSRAIMREALIYYNAKEDDKALAKFKKVVADFPNTPEAMEAVSTARLIYVDSGRTDEYAAWVKTLNFVDVSDADLDNTAFEAAEKQYLQNNTKQAISSLNSYIAKFPNGISLLKAHFYLAQAYFSDALENNAVPHYEFVISKSRNEFTEQALARLSQIHLKNNDYPKAIPVLKRLETEAEYPQNVTFAQSNLMKSYYDQKEYANAVVYAEKVMANDKIEDRIKSDAQIIIARSAVKTNNMEKAKTAYAKLFTIAKGELAAEALYYDAYFKNKDGKYEASNQSVQQLSKDYSGYKYFGAKGLIVMAKNFYGLNDSFQATYILESIVKNFTDYPDVIAEAQTELDAIKAEEAKRNSSIQN, encoded by the coding sequence ATGCGCAAAATAAACAGGCTATTACTAATTGCCGTATCCCTTTATGGCATACACGTTTCGGCACAACAGTCCAGCATTTATACGCACGACCTTAAAGATTTTGAAAAAGGTGTAGTGCTCTACAATCAAAAACAATATCAGGCAGCACAAATACTTTTTGAAAAAACAAAGAAACAAAATCAGGATATGGAGGTGCAATCAGACTGTGCCTATTATATTGCCAATTGCGCCATACGACTTAACCAAATGAATGCGGATATGCTTATGGAGGATTTTGTTGAGGATTACCCTACCAGTACCAAGCAAAATCAGGCGTATATAGAGGTAGCAAGTTATTATTTTGGGCAAGGTAAGTACGCGCAAGCCCTAAAATGGTACGAAAAAGTTGATGAGGGCGATATGAGTACTACCGATAAAGAGCGTTACAATTTCCAGAAAGGATATGGCTATTTTAAAGCGGGCGATAAAAAGCAGGCGAGTAAGTACCTGAATAAAGTTATTAATTCTAAAGAATACGGCTCGCAGGCAAAATATTATTTGGGTTTTATAGCCTATGAGAGTGATAACTATAAAGATGCTACTGATTATTTTGAGCAGGTAGAAGACCAAGATAGGTACAAAGAGAAGATGTCCTATTTTCAGGCAGATATGAATTTTAAGTTGGGTAAATTCCAAAAAGCAATTGATTTAGGTAAAGAGCAGTTGGCAAAATCCAGTCCTGCAGAAAAATCGGAACTGAATAAAATAATAGGAGAGAGTTACTTTAACTTAAAGCAGTATTATGATGCTATACCGTATTTAAAAGAATACAGAGGTAAAAAAGGGCGTTGGAACAATACCGATTTTTACCAGCTAGGTTATGCTTATTACATGCAAAGCGATTATGAAAGTGCTATTGCCGAGTTTAATAAAATTGTAAGCGGTAACGATGCTGTAGCACAAAACGCCTACTACCACTTAGGAGAAAGCTATTTAAAAACCGATAAAAAACAGCAGGCACTTAATGCATTTAAAAATGCATCTGAAATGGATTTTGATGCTAAAATACAAGAGGATGCTTACCTAAACTACGCTAAATTAAGCTACGAAATTGGTAACCCTTACCAAAGTGTACCTGAGGTGCTAAATTCCTTTATATCCAAATATCCGCAAACGCCCTTTAAGCAAGAAGTACAAAACCTATTAATCAGTTCGTACATTACCTCTAAAAACTATAAAGAAGCCCTTACACTTTTAGAAAAAAATAAATCGCCCGAAAATAGATTAGCATACCAAAAAGTAGCTTTTTACAGAGGGATGGAGTTGTACACCGATGGCAATTACCAAGCCGCTTACGATTTATTTAAAAAATCGTTGGCAGAGCGACGCGATGCTCGATTTACGGCGCGTGCTACATTCTGGAAAGGCGAAACGGAGTATGTGCTAGACCAGTTTAGTGAGGCTTTACTAAGTTTTAAACAATTCATGCAGTTTGCCGAAGCAAAAGGCACACCCGAGTATAAAAACATTAATTACAACATAGCGTATACCTATTTTAAACTTAAAGAGTATGAGCAAGCCGCAAAACACTTCCAAACGTATATTGATACCAATAAAAACGACAACGTTCGTTTAAACGACGCGTATTTACGTTTGGGCGACAGCCACTTTGTTTCGGGTAAATATTGGCCAGCAATGGAAGCCTACAATAAGGCAATTGATATGAAAGGTATTGATGCCGATTATGCGTTGTACCAAAAAGCAATTAGTTATGGTTTTGTAGCACGTAATGAAAAAAAGATAGAAGACCTTACCAAATTTGTACAATCGTATCCAAAATCCAAGTATGCTGATGATGCACTGTACGAGTTAGGGAATACTTACGTTACCGAGAACAATACAAGCAAAGCCATACAAACATACGATAGGCTTATTACCAATTATAAAAATAGCTCGTACGTAAGCAGAGCAATAATGCGTGAAGCATTAATTTATTACAATGCTAAGGAGGACGATAAAGCACTTGCTAAGTTTAAGAAAGTAGTTGCCGATTTTCCGAATACACCCGAAGCTATGGAAGCCGTATCGACAGCACGATTAATTTATGTAGATAGCGGGCGTACCGATGAGTATGCCGCGTGGGTAAAAACACTCAATTTTGTTGATGTTAGCGATGCTGATTTGGACAATACTGCTTTTGAGGCTGCTGAAAAGCAATACCTGCAAAACAACACCAAACAAGCCATATCGTCGTTAAACAGCTACATTGCCAAGTTTCCAAATGGTATTTCATTATTAAAAGCACATTTTTATCTGGCGCAAGCCTATTTTTCTGACGCATTAGAAAACAATGCTGTACCGCATTATGAATTTGTAATCTCAAAATCTCGAAATGAGTTTACCGAGCAAGCCTTAGCACGCTTATCGCAAATACATTTAAAGAATAACGATTACCCCAAAGCCATTCCAGTATTAAAACGACTGGAAACAGAAGCAGAGTACCCGCAAAACGTAACCTTTGCACAGTCCAACTTAATGAAGAGTTACTACGACCAAAAAGAGTACGCCAATGCTGTAGTATATGCTGAAAAGGTAATGGCAAATGACAAAATTGAGGACAGGATTAAAAGTGATGCCCAAATAATAATTGCACGTTCGGCAGTAAAAACAAATAATATGGAAAAAGCCAAAACAGCTTACGCCAAATTATTTACCATTGCTAAAGGCGAACTTGCAGCCGAAGCCTTGTATTACGATGCTTATTTTAAAAATAAAGACGGAAAGTACGAAGCATCCAACCAATCGGTACAACAACTCTCTAAAGATTACTCGGGGTACAAATACTTTGGCGCAAAGGGGCTTATTGTAATGGCTAAAAACTTTTACGGATTAAACGATAGCTTCCAGGCTACTTACATTCTGGAAAGTATCGTTAAAAACTTTACCGATTATCCTGATGTGATAGCAGAGGCACAAACAGAGCTTGATGCCATTAAAGCAGAAGAGGCGAAACGAAACTCATCAATCCAAAATTAA
- a CDS encoding malate dehydrogenase, giving the protein MKVTIVGAGNVGATCADVISYRGIASEVVLLDIKEGFAEGKAMDIMQCATTTGFNTRVIGSTNDYTKTAGSDVVVITSGIPRKPGMTREELIGINAGIVKSVSDNVLEHSPEAIIVVVSNPMDTMTYLTLKATGLPKNRIIGMGGALDSSRFKYFLSTALDRPANDVQGMVIGGHGDTTMIPLTRLASYNGSPVSNFLAQDVLDKVAADTMVGGATLTGLLGTSAWYAPGASVAYLVDSILNDQKKMIPCSVLLEGEYGQEDICMGVPCLIGKNGIEAIVDVNLDDKEKALFSKSADAVRNMNDALKSVLA; this is encoded by the coding sequence ATGAAAGTTACAATTGTAGGAGCCGGTAATGTAGGAGCTACCTGTGCAGATGTTATATCGTATAGAGGTATTGCTAGCGAAGTCGTTTTACTAGACATTAAAGAGGGTTTTGCCGAAGGTAAAGCTATGGATATTATGCAATGTGCTACCACTACTGGTTTTAATACCAGAGTTATAGGGAGTACTAACGATTATACGAAAACAGCAGGTAGTGATGTGGTAGTAATTACATCGGGTATACCAAGAAAGCCAGGCATGACGCGTGAGGAGCTTATAGGTATAAATGCAGGAATTGTAAAATCAGTATCAGATAATGTATTAGAGCACTCACCAGAAGCAATTATTGTAGTAGTATCTAATCCAATGGATACCATGACGTATTTAACACTAAAGGCTACAGGATTACCTAAAAATAGAATTATAGGTATGGGTGGTGCACTAGATAGTTCACGTTTTAAATACTTCCTATCTACAGCTTTGGACAGACCTGCTAATGATGTACAAGGTATGGTTATTGGTGGACATGGCGATACTACTATGATACCACTTACAAGACTTGCATCATACAACGGTAGCCCAGTATCTAATTTCCTTGCACAAGATGTGTTGGATAAAGTAGCTGCCGATACTATGGTAGGAGGTGCTACACTTACAGGATTACTAGGTACTTCGGCTTGGTATGCTCCAGGAGCATCAGTAGCGTACCTTGTAGACAGTATATTAAACGACCAAAAGAAAATGATACCTTGCTCTGTGTTACTAGAAGGGGAGTACGGACAAGAAGATATATGTATGGGTGTACCCTGCCTTATTGGTAAAAACGGTATAGAGGCTATAGTAGATGTTAATCTTGATGATAAAGAGAAGGCATTATTTAGTAAAAGTGCCGACGCTGTACGCAATATGAACGATGCGCTAAAATCAGTATTAGCGTAA
- a CDS encoding DUF6588 family protein, with protein MRILMRKSIHTVLFTATLLVTTGKVTAQSDTAVIEQMGHLINDALFFSDQYITPATDAAIYQSVSGWVTTPQAHELWDVSVGIHTNIFFTPKRDREFTINNNDFTFFQLEEGTSATVPTALGNDNQVYLSGQLGDDEVRLETPQGIDMQTVVYPYLQASLALWFDTEVIVKYSSKVRLKKSNYQVYGVGLKHNISNYFKSLESKKIHLAILAGYSKEEVSFNFLDIETNYGTLGISEINGLVDTWQFQLNGAKELGDFELMGGFIITTSDIEYAVGGEKGSIEELLPLQQVLNVRLREIYKTKVNYIGEGSISYKINNFSIQSILAFGKFVNTNISLQYLF; from the coding sequence ATGCGAATATTGATGCGTAAGTCGATACATACCGTATTATTTACTGCAACTTTACTTGTTACTACAGGTAAAGTTACAGCGCAGTCGGATACTGCTGTTATAGAACAAATGGGGCATCTAATTAACGATGCCCTATTTTTTTCGGACCAATACATAACACCCGCTACTGATGCTGCCATATACCAATCCGTTTCGGGTTGGGTTACCACACCGCAGGCGCATGAGCTTTGGGATGTATCTGTAGGTATTCATACCAATATCTTTTTTACGCCTAAGCGCGATAGGGAGTTTACCATTAACAACAACGATTTTACTTTTTTTCAGTTAGAAGAAGGAACATCAGCAACTGTACCTACGGCTCTGGGTAACGATAATCAAGTGTATTTATCGGGGCAATTAGGAGATGATGAGGTGCGTCTAGAAACTCCTCAAGGCATCGATATGCAAACAGTAGTATACCCTTACTTGCAAGCCTCTTTAGCCTTGTGGTTCGATACTGAGGTAATTGTAAAGTACTCATCAAAAGTAAGGCTTAAAAAAAGTAACTACCAAGTATACGGAGTGGGGCTAAAACACAATATTAGCAATTACTTTAAAAGCTTGGAGAGTAAAAAAATACATTTAGCCATTTTAGCAGGATATTCTAAAGAAGAAGTTTCGTTTAATTTTTTAGATATCGAAACCAATTATGGTACGCTCGGTATAAGCGAAATAAATGGGCTTGTAGATACGTGGCAATTCCAATTAAACGGCGCTAAAGAGTTAGGCGATTTTGAGCTTATGGGAGGTTTTATAATAACTACAAGTGATATAGAATATGCTGTAGGAGGCGAGAAAGGAAGTATAGAAGAGCTATTGCCTTTACAACAAGTACTCAACGTTAGGTTACGCGAAATATACAAAACAAAGGTAAATTATATAGGAGAAGGCTCGATTTCTTATAAAATTAATAATTTTTCTATACAATCTATCCTTGCTTTTGGTAAATTTGTAAACACAAATATTTCTTTGCAATATTTATTTTAA